In Sphingobacterium sp. R2, the genomic stretch ACAACAACACCAAACCAATTAATTATGAACACCGATATTAACCCTATTATCGAAGCAATCCTTCGTGCTGTTGCCGTCGATGAAATTTACCAATGGACTTTTGACCACGACGGTAAAAAGTATCAAATGTTACAGGTCAATCTTACCTCAAATGCCGGAATTCGATTTTCCGATGCCAACAGCCTTATAAACAAAACTGTTGGCACATACCCCAATGTATATATCAATGTGAACTTTACGCACGAAATACAACAAAAAATAGATCAAGGTTTAGGTCGGGCATACCTTATTTGCCAACCTGAAAATCGCATTTATCAGAATCCTGTGCAAGACATCCCCCTTGTCTTACCAGATAGTAAAAGTGACGAAGTCATGGAAAAAACACGAACATATATCGAAAAGGAAAAGGGCAAGATTCGATCTTTTATAGATGGTTACAATTTCTATTTCGAGCATAAAAATCATGCACACGCAGCATTTATGCTACACCAAGCTCTAGAACTTGCATTTCGAACAGCAGAAAACATCCTCGTCGTTGAGGATAAAAAGTCGCATTCGCTAAAAAATCATATAAACTATCTCAAAGCTTTCGACGATCGGCTCGGCACACTAGCTGATAATGACGAAAACAAACAGGCTTTGGGGAAAATTAATAAGGCTTACATTGACTATCGATATCACTTTGACTATTTTATTGACGAAGATGTATTAGAAACAGCCTATCAGATTGCTATCAATACATTAAATTGGATCTACGATTATTCCACTATTTTGTTCAAAGAAATTAAGTCAAAACTTAAACCAATCGTAGTGACCAATATCGAAGTTGAAAATTCCAAAAATAACAATGAAATATACAAGAAAAGTTATTGTAATGCCAATTATCGAGACCTCATTTTAAACGCTATCGAGCGCTATTGCACTCCTGCGTTAGTCGTATGTTTCGGTTATGATTCTGATCATCACAAATATCATAATGCGCTCCAAAGAGCTAAAAAGAACCATATCACCCATTCCTACTATATTTTTGTTGCTTATGAGACTTTAAATGGCGAGATCAATAATCTAACGCAGCTCATAACAGATATGCTTCCCAACAATGTATCGCTCACGCTGGCCCTGGAAAACTCAGCTGTTTTCAGCA encodes the following:
- a CDS encoding HEPN domain-containing protein, which codes for MNTDINPIIEAILRAVAVDEIYQWTFDHDGKKYQMLQVNLTSNAGIRFSDANSLINKTVGTYPNVYINVNFTHEIQQKIDQGLGRAYLICQPENRIYQNPVQDIPLVLPDSKSDEVMEKTRTYIEKEKGKIRSFIDGYNFYFEHKNHAHAAFMLHQALELAFRTAENILVVEDKKSHSLKNHINYLKAFDDRLGTLADNDENKQALGKINKAYIDYRYHFDYFIDEDVLETAYQIAINTLNWIYDYSTILFKEIKSKLKPIVVTNIEVENSKNNNEIYKKSYCNANYRDLILNAIERYCTPALVVCFGYDSDHHKYHNALQRAKKNHITHSYYIFVAYETLNGEINNLTQLITDMLPNNVSLTLALENSAVFSKQFSKGHPFFFRS